The nucleotide window ACTTATATACTGCAATATCTACCTGTAAAATTCATTATAGATAAAACGAGTATGCTCTGTAGAGTTCTTCCCTTACGACGCCCGCATGATACATAAGACTAGACAGCATATTGCACCTGGTGCTAGTAACCTGCCGGCACCCAATTCCCCAGCCAACTTTCATCAAGTACCTCGCCCGACGAAACCAAAAGACCCATCACATCATTGTATAGGGTGTGAGATGAAGTGGTCTCATTGTAAATCCCTAATCCATGGTTGGCATTTGTGTTTCCTGGATTATAGGCTCCAAGAGATTCGGTCTCTGCAGAAGGGACAGCAGTTTGTGCACAGTTGGTCGAGGGGTGACTTGACAACATGCGGTAGCTTTGCGTAGTGCTGTCATCCGTTAGCTCCCGTGGCGTTTCCTCCGTATCCATAGGATCCGCTGGCAGTGCCAGGCCTGGTCTACATTTTCTCTGAGGCTCCGGGCTCCTAGTGTTTGAATGAGCACGGGTAGCGTTGTCCGTAACGCTACGTGCTTGGCGAACAAGCTCGGTCATTTTGGTGAAAGCAGCCTCACCAGAGGTGACATATTCCAGGCGGCCAAAGAAGCCGATGATGACTTCCATCAGAGCAATATCGTTTTGAGTTGACTCGTTGAACGGGTTGGATATGACATGAAGAAAAATAGTAGTAAGAGCCGTTAAAGGGTAATAGAACACAAGCCTTTAGTGGAGATGATTAGAAAGAAGCCCGGACCGTATTAACATTAAGGCCGAACGAGCAAGATAAGAAGGGCTAGGGGAATAGAGAAGCGAAATTGTAACATATTGCTTGGGGATAAGAACATACCAGACGGGAGTGAAGCTCTCTACATCAAGGTGCTTAGTGAGTAGCACAATAGACCTTGCTGCTTCAATGTGCGTTGTATGTATCTTTGGGGGAATAGAGTCCTGGGCACTCTCCTCGTTATAGATAAACAAGGGGGTAAACCGACGACAGACAGCGCATAAAACGTAGTAGTAAGAGGAGTGCAAGACAACAAGCTGCATCTGCGATAGCCCTCGCGTGTTACATTTCCATCTAAGCGGTTTGCCTGGTTGAATTTCCGTTGGGATCGTTCGTCGCCATGATTCCAAATCTTGCAACAGCTGGTCCAGTATGCTCAAGAGGTGACTCGAAGACGAATAGAGCGCGGTTGCTGAATAGAGCCGGCGCGATATAATGCCACAAATACGGGAGAGCCTCGTAAAACACAAGAAGAAATCAAACATTGGACTGTTCTCCTGAGGGTCTAGGCCGGTTCCCGGGCTTCGGGCTATCTGCACGCCACGAGGAAAGCAGCAGCTGATTTCATCATCGTGGATCATCGAGGGTCGGCCACATCGTAAAGCAATCGTCTTGTCAAGACAGTATATTACCCAGAATACGCGGTTTCTCTCCTGTATTTCGTCTTCAGACAAACCCCACCCCGGCTGTGGGTGGCAATTTAGCCCAAGACTTTGGGCAAGCCGATAAGCAATGGAAGAGAGCGTGTACTCAAGCCTTTGGGGACTAGAGAGCCCCTGAGCAAAGACGGTCATGACGGCCAGGGCCTGAACTGCCATTAAATCTGTCGCGCCGTGAATGATTGCGGTTTCGTAAGACAAGGCATTTTGAAAGTAGCCCCATGATTCACGGCCAGATTCCTGAAATGACTCT belongs to Fusarium oxysporum f. sp. lycopersici 4287 supercont2.44 genomic scaffold, whole genome shotgun sequence and includes:
- a CDS encoding uncharacterized protein (At least one base has a quality score < 10) → MACKTCRTRKIKCDRTRPVCRNCRLRSIQCTYDGERRTRRRTPVGARPSISTGSRHQLVDGDDLQRYHAATALDPPPTSMSKNEDRRELWQPEQNATVNRTIFNGNTSFCDPATGVPIQGLSAQSPIDPGAVRQSPTSSDGSSGTLLDRILQGNSAESLNVRDPAVWIRATGGDEYTGPSSGISTISDLGLKWARDRVSDSGRLCKTVQDIRNGLLSLLRQPKCIPPNPLLTPPVSSNLKHIPQSRVKRYVEAYFSTVQSIFPVLDQEKFQAQLTLRGTDLDGELPSWKALLNAVLASGCRAALSEETAESFQESGRESWGYFQNALSYETAIIHGATDLMAVQALAVMTVFAQGLSSPQRLEYTLSSIAYRLAQSLGLNCHPQPGWGLSEDEIQERNRVFWVIYCLDKTIALRCGRPSMIHDDEISCCFPRGVQIARSPGTGLDPQENSPMFDFFLCFTRLSRICGIISRRLYSATALYSSSSHLLSILDQLLQDLESWRRTIPTEIQPGKPLRWKCNTRGLSQMQLVVLHSSYYYVLCAVCRRFTPLFIYNEESAQDSIPPKIHTTHIEAARSIVLLTKHLDVESFTPVWLVFYYPLTALTTIFLHVISNPFNESTQNDIALMEVIIGFFGRLEYVTSGEAAFTKMTELVRQARSVTDNATRAHSNTRSPEPQRKCRPGLALPADPMDTEETPRELTDDSTTQSYRMLSSHPSTNCAQTAVPSAETESLGAYNPGNTNANHGLGIYNETTSSHTLYNDVMGLLVSSGEVLDESWLGNWVPAGY